A stretch of the Aspergillus puulaauensis MK2 DNA, chromosome 6, nearly complete sequence genome encodes the following:
- a CDS encoding uncharacterized protein (COG:S;~EggNog:ENOG410PWUD;~InterPro:IPR011009,IPR002575;~PFAM:PF01636) produces the protein MGEPLDKGCIACGWTLNKQKQCHYTSHLKLFYGASTRGVWSIGSDVILKDRPDEGPKAKIEVKTLNYLATYTDIPVPKVLRDWVDRDGRYFVLAERVDGQTLEEAWPSLSEPQKIAIADQVVKVRKQLRSVTSTSIQCVDESPCYPGLLFFDLEPRGPFHSDQELWDALSLNLHNLPQQTLENLKKRLPKCEPYVLTHCDLNLGNIMVQDGKVVSILDWEYAAYFPIWYEYVSASFGFTDMDVEWKKLLRERLGVHDEAHEDARAFWTDLCNLRQYPDLDEKGQEALKRLS, from the coding sequence ATGGGCGAGCCACTCGACAAAGGTTGTATCGCATGCGGCTGGACACTCAACAAGCAAAAACAGTGCCATTACACTAGCCATCTCAAACTCTTCTACGGCGCATCTACACGGGGCGTCTGGTCCATCGGTTCTGATGTGATTTTGAAAGATCGCCCCGACGAGGGCCCAAAAGCAAAAATTGAAGTCAAAACACTGAACTATCTGGCGACTTACACCGATATCCCCGTCCCAAAGGTTCTACGCGACTGGGTCGATCGTGATGGCCGATACTTTGTTTTGGCCGAACGGGTAGATGGCCAAACGCTCGAGGAGGCATGGCCCTCGTTGTCAGAACCCCAAAAGATTGCTATCGCGGATCAGGTCGTTAAAGTGCGTAAGCAGCTTCGATCCGTtacatcaacctccatccAATGTGTCGATGAAAGCCCATGCTACCCAGGCTTACTATTCTTCGACCTTGAACCACGCGGACCATTTCACTCAGACCAAGAACTCTGGGATGCCCTAAGCCTCAACCTTCACAATCTCCCTCAACAAACCTTGGAGAACTTGAAGAAACGCCTCCCGAAATGCGAGCCTTATGTGCTCACTCATTGCGATCTCAATTTGGGAAACATCATGGTCCAGGACGGGAAGGTTGTCAGTATACTCGACTGGGAGTACGCTGCTTATTTCCCTATCTGGTATGAATACGTCTCGGCCTCGTTTGGATTCACAGATATGGATGTCGAATGGAAAAAGTTGCTCCGGGAGCGCTTGGGTGTACATGACGAGGCGCATGAAGATGCCAGGGCATTTTGGACGGATCTGTGTAATCTAAGGCAGTACCCGGATTTAGATGAGAAAGGTCAGGAAGCCTTAAAGAGACTGTCTTAG
- a CDS encoding uncharacterized protein (COG:S;~EggNog:ENOG410Q0CR;~InterPro:IPR027417,IPR006689;~PFAM:PF00025;~go_function: GO:0005525 - GTP binding [Evidence IEA]), protein MEKLSSWLLGKKAYKILVLGEDGCGKTTFIDKLKFNHVGSQSKPTVGFYVQTVRYPMNSTWQLWELRTTVEHMPILRQHLSPSTLVLWLHDCESAIDPPEEFPALLHEMVEAGCRYIWVGLSKQDGQKVGKEALDGIRRAYQEEFAKYDDKLSKRILRQRLCLKAGSDDTFEVLEEIYTTVMNVSLESPKQVDPELERKQRETMEQTPEGQQLLLETAITNDALDADSFWELFVKADLPVWSHYHYLKAAYCLILSSEKNAFQQAADYRLYLQSLKHNRPDVFKRGNLPKSPVDEPFNTSTTVFWILQLQLAIRNYRVHTMAPDLPSRSDFCHVLRHSASLMNSNPWDEWYSSPPAFSCTKDIWFPPNLKLLPTDTHYRSDPAVLPVEDKSPERLLRYVFAVLRYIQRTSAQREETISLALGTFKQITMRLRTHSPSLLPYSETQARFWIHIVDAAMRGLEDEKETDLTFEEFQGMFHLEVTSWKKHYSKTVWDGVSARWQFVPPDLEPLPDVSSPVSFGPEIVSEKSTASTLSSKMPYTEELSFYAAMVIKQTENSKPVLPITSHADLLSYLHAALAEKQEQKQYPNSGPVGVSQPLTIGQKGQSAFAELSSPLVAAATHRNFWIQQVAVAVLHAEREGVSTFPNFITSNLRLAWEGLPGVYYSAGVWTDGAARGGNQIVPGDRRRVPTIVDLDLAGNEEDWVHC, encoded by the exons ATGGAAA AACTCTCCTCCTGGCTTCTGGGAAAGAAAGCATACAAGATCCTCGTcctgggagaagatggctgcgGCAAGACGACCTTCATCGACAAACTGAAATTCAACCATGTCGGGAGTCAGTCGAAACCCACGGTCGGGTTTTACGTCCAAACGGTGCGCTATCCGATGAATTCGACCTGGCAGTTATGGGAGCTGAGAA CAACGGTCGAGCATATGCCGATCCTGCGACAGCATCTCTCGCCGAGTACACTGGTTCTCTGGCTTCATGATTGCGAAAGTGCCATAGACCCCCCAGAGGAGTTTCCAGCCCTGCTCCACGAAATGGTGGAGGCTGGTTGTCGGTATATCTGGGTGGGCCTGAGCAAGCAGGATGGACAGAAAGTTGGAAAGGAGGCGCTTGACGGTATCAGACGAGCATACCAAGAGGAGTTTGCAAAGTACGATGACAAACTATCCAAGAGAATCCTCCGGCAGCGATTGTGTCTGAAGGCAGGAAGCGACGATACATTCGAAGTCCTGGAGGAGATCTATACCACCGTGATGAACGTCAGCCTAGAATCGCCGAAGCAAGTCGATCCAGAGCTCGAGCGAAAGCAGCGCGAGACAATGGAGCAGACGCCTGAGGGTCAACAGCTTCTACTAGAAACAGCCATCACCAACGACGCTTTGGACGCCGACAGCTTCTGGGAGCTATTCGTCAAAGCAGACCTACCAGTCTGGAGCCACTATCATTACCTAAAAGCAGCTTACTGTCTCATTCTCTCTTCAGAGAAGAACGCCTTCCAACAAGCAGCAGATTACAGGCTCTATCTGCAGAGCTTAAAGCACAACCGCCCTGACGTCTTCAAGAGGGGAAACCTCCCCAAAAGTCCCGTCGACGAACCCTTCAACACAAGCACCACCGTCTTCTGGATCCTGCAACTCCAACTCGCAATTCGCAACTACCGTGTGCATACCATGGCCCCAGACCTTCCAAGCCGATCCGACTTCTGTCATGTCCTCCGCCATTCTGCCTCGCTGATGAATAGTAACCCCTGGGATGAATGGTACTCCAGTCCGCCTGCCTTCTCATGTACAAAGGATATCTGGTTTCCGCCCAATCTCAAGCTGTTGCCCACGGATACGCACTATCGCAGCGATCCCGCAGTCTTGCCGGTTGAGGATAAATCTCCGGAAAGACTTTTACGGTATGTGTTCGCTGTACTGCGGTATATTCAGCGGACAAGTGCGCAGCGAGAAGAAACAATATCGCTGGCACTGGGAACGTTCAAACAGATCACGATGCGCTTGAGGACGCATTCTCCCTCGCTTCTGCCATACTCCGAGACGCAGGCCCGGTTTTGGATACATATTGTTGATGCAGCGATGCGGGGGTTAGAAGATGAAAAGGAAACCGACCTCACGTTTGAAGAGTTCCAGGGCATGTTCCATTTGGAAGtgacgagctggaagaaacaTTATTCGAAAACGGTCTGGGATGGCGTCAGCGCGCGGTGGCAGTTTGTTCCGCCTGATCTTGAGCCCCTGCCGGACGTTAGTTCGCCTGTTAGTTTTGGGCCGGAGATCGTTTCTGAGAAGTCGACTGCTTCGACACTCAGTTCAAAAATGCCATATACAGAAGAACTCTCGTTCTACGCCGCGATGGTGATCAAGCAGACCGAGAACTCGAAGCCGGTCCTTCCAATAACCAGCCACGCCGATCTTCTTTCCTACCTGCACGCGGCCCTGGCGGAGAAACAGGAGCAAAAGCAATATCCAAATTCAGGGCCAGTCGGAGTATCGCAACCGCTTACCATCGGGCAAAAAGGGCAATCTGCATTCGCAGAACTGTCCAGCCCGCTAGTCGCTGCAGCCACGCACAGAAACTTCTGGATTCAGCAAGTCGCGGTCGCAGTGTTGCATGCAGAGAGGGAGGGGGTGTCGACATTCCCAAACTTTATCACGAGCAACCTGCGGCTTGCATGGGAGGGACTGCCTGGGGTATATTACAGTGCAGGGGTCTGGACCGATGGGGCTGCAAGGGGAGGGAATCAGATCGTGCCAGGTGATAGACGGAGAGTGCCGACGATTGTCGACCTGGACCTGGCGGGAAATGAGGAGGACTGGGTGCATTGTTGA
- the LAP2 gene encoding M28 family metallopeptidase (COG:O,P;~EggNog:ENOG410PFQK;~InterPro:IPR041756,IPR003137,IPR007484,IPR029514;~MEROPS:MER0001288;~PFAM:PF02225,PF04389;~SECRETED:SignalP(1-16);~go_function: GO:0004177 - aminopeptidase activity [Evidence IEA];~go_process: GO:0006508 - proteolysis [Evidence IEA]) yields the protein MKSSILALSLASLASAAKPLVTPESLQKQIRLDDLLAGSQQLQDFAYAYPERNRVFGGRAHNDTVNWLYRELKRTGHYDVYKQPQKHLYSNAEQSLTANGESYDATTLTYSPSGNASAELVVIDNLGCSADAFPADVAGKVVLVQRGDCTFAEKSVYAAKANAAATITYNNVEGSLAGTLGAAESELGPYSPIVGLSLEDGEALVALTAQGAVNVDLWIESTLENRTTYNVIAQTKTGDPNKVVSLGGHSDSVDAGPGINDDGSGIISNLVIARALTQFTTKHAVRFFFWTAEEFGLLGSDYYVSSLSPAELAKIRLYLNFDMIASPNYGLLLYDGDGSAFNLTGPPGSDAIEKLFEDYFADLGQGTVETEFDGRSDYEAFIANGVPAGGVFTGAEGLKTEEEAELFGGEAGVSFDVNYHKEGDTFDNLNHDAYLLNSKATAFAVATYANDLSTIPERNETSSTVVKRADGEFQRRRRWSTKRRRQTGPGHSHTTGCFHDRVDI from the exons ATGAAGTCCTCCattctcgctctctccctGGCCTCGCTGGCCTCGGCCGCGAAGCCGCTTGTCACTCCG GAATCCCTCCAAAAGCAAATCCGGCTGGACGACCTGCTCGCCGGCTcgcagcagctccaggacTTTGCATACGCCTACCCCGAGCGCAACCGCGTCTTCGGCGGCCGAGCGCACAACGACACCGTCAACTGGCTGTACCGCGAGCTCAAACGCACCGGCCACTACGACGTCTACAAGCAGCCCCAAAAGCACCTGTACAGCAACGCCGAGCAGTCGCTAACTGCAAACGGAGAGTCCTACGACGCGACCACCCTCACATACTCGCCAAGCGGCAATGCGTCCGCTGAGCTGGTTGTGATCGACAACCTCGGCTGCTCCGCCGACGCATTCCCCGCTGATGTGGCTGGTAaagtcgtcctcgtccagcgcgGCGACTGCACTTTCGCTGAGAAATCCGTCTACGCTGCCAAGGCGAATGCCGCGGCAACAATCACGTACAACAACGTCGAGGGCTCGCTCGCTGGCACCCTTGGCGCAGCCGAAAGCGAACTAGGCCCTTACTCGCCCATTGTCGGCCTCTCGCTCGAAGACGGCGAAGCCCTCGTCGCTCTTACAGCGCAAGGCGCTGTGAATGTTGACTTGTGGATCGAGTCCACGCTCGAGAACCGCACGACGTACAATGTCATTGCGCAGACCAAGACCGGCGACCCGAACAAGGTCGTTTCGCTCGGCGGACACAGCGACTCCGTTGATGCGGGGCCTGGAATCAACGACGATGGCTCCGGGATTATCAGTAACCTGGTGATTGCGCGCGCACTGACCCAGTTCACGACCAAACACGCCGtgcgtttcttcttctggacAGCGGAGGAATTCGGTCTGCTTGGTAGCGATTACTATGTCTCCAGCTTGTCGCCTGCTGAGCTCGCCAAGATCAGGCTGTATCTGAACTTTGATATGATCGCGTCGCCAAACTATGGACTGCTGCTTTATGATGGTGACGGGTCGGCGTTTAACCTCACTGGGCCACCGGGAAGTGATGCCATTGAGAAGCTGTTCGAAGACTACTTCGCCGACCTCGGCCAGGGTACCGTTGAGACCGAGTTCGATGGACGCTCCGACTACGAGGCCTTCATCGCGAACGGCGTCCCAGCTGGCGGAGTCTTCACGGGTGCCGAGGGACTCAAgaccgaggaagaggccgagcTGTTCGGTGGTGAAGCGGGTGTGTCCTTTGACGTGAATTACCACAAGGAGGGCGACACGTTTGATAATCTGAACCACGACGCGTACCTGCTCAACTCGAAGGCCACGGCGTTTGCGGTTGCGACGTATGCGAATGATCTGAGTACTATCCCGGAACGGAACGAGACCAGTAGTACTGTGGTGAAGAGGGCGGATGGCGAGTTCCAGAGACGCAGGCGCTGGAGTACCaagaggagaaggcagaCTGGGCCAGGACACAGCCACACGACGGGCTGTTTCCACGACCGCGTTGATATCTAG
- a CDS encoding uncharacterized protein (COG:S;~EggNog:ENOG410PTBF), with protein sequence MCMKATCSTCHKATWWGCGSHIPAVLDSVPESERCTCTPKVERDGKEYPPKGSN encoded by the exons ATGTGCATGAAAGCTACTTGTTCCACCTGCC ACAAAGCAACCTGGTGGGGATGCGGCAGCCACATCCCCGCAGTGCTGGACTCCGTCCCTGAGAGCGAGCGCTGCACCTGCACGCCCAAGGTCGAGCGCGATGGAAAGGAGTACCCTCCAAAGGGTAGCAACTGA
- a CDS encoding copper amine oxidase (COG:Q;~EggNog:ENOG410PF88;~InterPro:IPR000269,IPR015798,IPR016182,IPR036460;~PFAM:PF01179;~go_function: GO:0005507 - copper ion binding [Evidence IEA];~go_function: GO:0008131 - primary amine oxidase activity [Evidence IEA];~go_function: GO:0048038 - quinone binding [Evidence IEA];~go_process: GO:0009308 - amine metabolic process [Evidence IEA];~go_process: GO:0055114 - oxidation-reduction process [Evidence IEA]): MASLHPFDPITPGEINLATKILHGAFPGVSLRYKKIDLQEPIKAEVIPYIEAERLGKPLPRKPTRLLQALFHRLDTGAFFKALLNADAKNIVYAKELPKEIQGPVDVDEMIAIEQLCLSHPVVQAEIAKLQLPAGVTVCNDPWIYGTDDSKESRRLFQCYMYIVGTDHPQNNHYSTPCKFSPVFDALTHELVRMDYLPTGRDSATTDTQPWKPVETVQYAHDLLPEALRSDLKPYIVQQPQGPSFTANGNEVTWQKWRFRIGFNSREGMVIHNLTYDNRSVFYRLSMSEMTVPYGDPRAPFHRKQAFDVGDVGFGITANQLSLGCDCLGHIKYFDGYRCDSKGTPIQLQNVICLHEQDAGLQHKHTNYRSGAATVVRNRQLVAQMICTVANYEYIFAFVFDQAANIELEVRATGILSTVPFDNEVPGTTVPWGTNVAPGVMAPYHQHLFSFRMDPAIDGYKNTVIYQDSVPMVEDAQTNPYLVGYTTDETVMKKSGTADTAVDKNRVFKIRNDSKINEITYKPLAYKLMAAPAQMMLASPRSFGQKRAMFGTKPIWVTKYRDDELFAAGEFTNQSKRSEGVDTWAARNENVEDEDLVLWHTFGLTHNPRIEDFPVMPMERVSVMLKPDGFFTKNPALDVPPSTQAFNKSTLHPEASSCCSGTKL, from the exons ATGGCATCTCTACACCCCTTCGACCCCATCACCCCGGGGGAAATCAACCTCGCGACCAAAATCCTCCATGGCGCATTCCCGGGGGTCAGCTTACGGTACAAGAAGATTGACCTGCAAGAACCCATCAAGGCTGAGGTCATCCCGTACATCGAGGCTGAGCGTCTTGGAAAGCCATTGCCTCGCAAGCCGACCCGGCTACTGCAGGCCCTCTTCCACAGACTGGACACGGGTGCATTCTTCAAGGCTTTGCTCAATGCTGATGCCAAGAACATTGTCTACGCAAAGGAGCTGCCGAAGGAGATTCAG GGTCCTGTCGATGTCGACGAGATGATTGCCATCGAGCAGCTCTGTCTCTCGCACCCGGTTGTCCAGGCCGAGATCGCCAAATTGCAGCTCCCTGCTGGTGTCACAGTGTGTAACGACCCCTGGATCTATGGCACCGACGACAGCAAGGAATCCCGCCGTCTGTTCCAGTGCTACATGTACATCGTCGGCACTGACCACCCGCAAAACAACCACTACTCGACCCCCTGCAAGTTCTCCCCCGTGTTCGACGCTCTCACCCACGAGCTCGTCCGCATGGATTACCTCCCCACTGGGCGTGACAGTGCCACGACAGACACCCAGCCGTGGAAGCCTGTCGAGACCGTCCAGTACGCGCACGATCTTCTACCGGAGGCTCTCCGCTCAGATCTGAAGCCGTACATTGTCCAGCAACCACAGGGCCCGTCATTCACAGCAAATGGAAACGAGGTGACCTGGCAGAAGTGGCGGTTCCGGATTGGATTCAACAGCAGAGAGGGAATGGTCATCCATAACCTCACCTACGACAACAGGAGCGTGTTCTACCGACTGTCCATGTCTGAAATGACCGTTCCGTACGGAG ATCCCCGCGCCCCCTTCCACCGCAAACAAGCATTTGATGTCGGCGACGTCGGCTTCGGTATCACCGCCAACCAACTCTCCCTAGGCTGCGACTGCCTAGGCCATATCAAATACTTCGACGGCTACCGCTGCGACAGCAAGGGAACGCCCATTCAACTCCAAAACGTAATCTGCCTGCACGAGCAAGACGCAGGCCTacaacacaaacacacaAACTACCGCTCCGGCGCCGCAACGGTCGTCCGAAACCGCCAGCTCGTGGCGCAGATGATATGCACCGTCGCGAACTACGAGTACATCTTCGCGTTCGTCTTCGACCAGGCGGCGAATATCGAGCTTGAAGTCCGCGCTACTGGTATTCTTAGCACTGTCCCCTTCGACAACGAAGTGCCTGGCACTACCGTACCCTGGGGCACGAATGTCGCACCTGGTGTTATGGCGCCGTACCACCAGCACTTATTCTCCTTCCGTATGGACCCGGCGATCGACGGGTACAAGAACACGGTTATATACCAGGACTCTGTGCCCATGGTTGAAGACGCCCAGACGAACCCGTATCTGGTCGGGTACACGACAGACGAAACGGTCATGAAGAAGAGCGGCACCGCCGACACAGCCGTGGACAAGAACCGCGTGTTCAAGATCCGTAACGACAGCAAGATCAACGAGATCACGTACAAACCGCTGGCATATAAACTGATGGCAGCGCCAGCACAGATGATGCTCGCATCTCCACGCTCCTTCGGACAGAAGAGAGCCATGTTCGGCACCAAGCCGATCTGGGTGACGAAGTACCGCGACGACGAGCTATTCGCGGCCGGCGAGTTCACGAACCAGAGTAAAAGGAGCGAGGGCGTTGATACGTGGGCGGCTCGGAACGAGaatgtcgaggatgaggatttgGTTCTTTGGCATACATTCGGCCTCACACATAACCCGCGTATTGAGGATTTCCCGGTTATGCCTATGGAGCGGGTCAGCGTGATGCTGAAGCCGGATGGGTTCTTCACGAAGAACCCTGCGCTGGATGTGCCGCCGTCGACGCAGGCGTTCAACAAGTCGACGCTGCATCCGGAGGCCTCGTCGTGCTGCTCTGGGACTAAGCTTTGA
- a CDS encoding uncharacterized protein (COG:M;~EggNog:ENOG410PNIR): MSTSIAKAGRLKPEVRLGQAISEFQGDLSSLQKATFRTHQASATPPGIRDVMQLTAEINRASGPQGRCFGPRLTNILQTVQQFAALGDVVVGGTQNLLACGVWSLVRMTFLV, encoded by the coding sequence ATGTCGACCTCTATCGCAAAGGCTGGTCGGCTCAAGCCTGAGGTCCGGCTAGGCCAGGCCATTTCAGAGTTCCAGGGGGATCTCTCGTCACTACAAAAGGCCACTTTTCGCACCCACCAAGCAAGCGCCACGCCTCCAGGGATTCGTGATGTGATGCAACTTACGGCCGAGATCAACAGAGCAAGCGGGCCTCAGGGACGATGTTTTGGACCACGTCTAACGAATATTCTGCAAACCGTGCAGCAATTTGCCGCCTTGGGAGATGTCGTGGTTGGTGGGACCCAGAACCTGCTTGCCTGCGGTGTATGGTCTCTAGTCAGAATGACTTTCTTAGTATGA